From a region of the Nonlabens dokdonensis DSW-6 genome:
- the dnaG gene encoding DNA primase — MISRTTVDAVFDAARVEEVIGDFVQLKKSGSNFKGLSPFSEERTPSFMVSPVKQIWKDFSSGKGGNAVTFIMEHEHFTFPEAIKWLAKKYNIEVEETQQTDEQKLEQDAKESMFLVSKYAAEWFQKQLKTEEGRAIGYSYFKERGFSDETIEYFQLGYNPDQWSAFTDAAIKAGYQLDFLDKTGLSIVKEERKFDRFKGRVMFPIRSLSGRVLGFGGRILTNDKKAAKYLNSPQSEIYDKSKVLYGIYEAKQSIAKEDLCYLVEGYTDVIQLHQAGVKNVVSSSGTALTSQQIRLIQRLTKNITVLYDGDAAGMRAAIRGTDLILEAGMNVRVCTFPDGEDPDSFAKSHTQSEITDFLTQNAKDFISFKSNLLKEEAAGDPIKKAGMIRDIVNSIAKIPDDISREIYVRESAAILEIGEDVLFSTLAQVRNASLNEEKKKQVREQSKQTLSKVETPVTALKVDRRALLERSIIAILLLYGGEDEFFEEEYIRDDSEQDVEYFTKKEKHRVYEKIWMDLQADEIKFANPDFQIIYSKIIDVLLLEQKLDTQLILTAFDGEYANVIADITMSDEKYQLHDWERNKIFPKQKNQTVSEYTSQVLRHLRQSLIFDLVEKINKIILNSSPDKDNTEALQQVKDYNTLRRKLDDKNSTVIPSDGLSRFLFN, encoded by the coding sequence ATGATTTCAAGAACAACTGTAGATGCCGTATTTGACGCTGCTCGAGTAGAGGAAGTGATAGGTGACTTTGTACAGTTGAAAAAATCTGGATCTAATTTTAAAGGCCTGAGTCCATTCTCTGAGGAACGTACTCCTAGTTTCATGGTTTCTCCAGTAAAGCAAATCTGGAAAGATTTCAGCAGTGGAAAAGGTGGCAATGCGGTAACCTTTATTATGGAGCACGAGCACTTTACGTTTCCTGAAGCAATTAAATGGCTTGCCAAAAAGTATAATATCGAAGTAGAAGAGACGCAGCAAACAGATGAACAAAAACTAGAGCAAGATGCAAAAGAATCTATGTTTCTTGTTTCTAAATATGCAGCAGAGTGGTTTCAGAAGCAATTAAAAACAGAGGAAGGTAGAGCTATAGGATACAGTTATTTTAAAGAACGTGGTTTCTCTGATGAGACTATAGAATATTTTCAATTGGGTTATAATCCTGATCAATGGAGTGCTTTTACTGATGCTGCTATTAAGGCTGGATATCAGCTAGATTTTCTTGATAAAACGGGACTGTCTATTGTAAAGGAAGAGCGTAAGTTTGATCGTTTTAAAGGACGTGTCATGTTTCCTATACGCAGTCTTTCAGGTAGAGTATTAGGTTTTGGGGGAAGGATTCTTACTAATGACAAAAAAGCTGCGAAGTATTTGAACTCACCTCAAAGTGAGATCTACGATAAATCAAAGGTTCTTTATGGAATTTATGAAGCAAAGCAGTCTATTGCCAAAGAAGATCTTTGCTATCTCGTAGAAGGCTATACAGATGTGATTCAATTACATCAAGCAGGTGTAAAGAATGTGGTTTCTAGTTCAGGAACAGCTTTAACGAGCCAGCAAATACGGTTGATTCAAAGATTAACCAAAAACATTACCGTTTTGTATGATGGTGATGCTGCTGGTATGCGAGCAGCCATAAGAGGTACAGACTTGATACTAGAGGCAGGAATGAATGTAAGAGTATGCACATTTCCAGATGGTGAAGATCCAGATTCTTTTGCAAAGTCTCATACACAATCAGAAATAACAGATTTCTTAACTCAAAACGCTAAAGACTTTATTTCTTTCAAATCCAACTTATTGAAAGAGGAAGCAGCTGGCGATCCTATCAAAAAGGCTGGAATGATAAGAGACATCGTCAATAGTATTGCAAAGATACCAGACGACATCTCGAGAGAGATATATGTGAGGGAAAGCGCCGCTATTTTAGAAATAGGTGAAGACGTACTATTCTCAACACTGGCTCAAGTGCGTAATGCGTCTCTAAATGAGGAAAAGAAAAAACAAGTTAGAGAACAGTCTAAGCAAACCTTATCTAAAGTAGAGACGCCCGTAACTGCCCTTAAAGTGGATAGGAGAGCGCTTCTAGAGCGGTCTATCATAGCGATCTTGTTACTTTATGGTGGTGAGGACGAGTTTTTTGAAGAAGAGTACATTAGAGATGATAGTGAGCAAGATGTAGAATATTTTACAAAAAAAGAAAAGCACCGCGTTTATGAAAAAATCTGGATGGATTTACAAGCAGATGAAATTAAATTTGCGAACCCAGATTTTCAAATTATTTATTCTAAAATAATTGACGTCCTTCTTCTAGAACAAAAATTAGATACACAGTTAATATTAACGGCTTTTGACGGTGAATACGCAAATGTCATTGCAGATATTACTATGTCTGATGAGAAATATCAGCTTCACGATTGGGAGCGTAATAAAATTTTTCCAAAACAAAAAAACCAGACAGTTTCTGAATATACAAGTCAAGTATTGAGACATTTAAGACAGTCGTTAATTTTTGATCTCGTAGAAAAAATTAATAAAATTATTTTAAATAGTTCTCCTGATAAAGATAATACCGAAGCTCTTCAACAAGTGAAGGACTACAATACACTTAGAAGAAAGCTTGATGATAAAAATAGTACGGTAATCCCTTCAGACGGACTAAGCAGATTCTTATTTAACTAG